The Megalobrama amblycephala isolate DHTTF-2021 linkage group LG16, ASM1881202v1, whole genome shotgun sequence genome includes the window catgaatgcatgaacttcatctccagagtCACTTCATGAACATTTTACCATTtcattgcagaaaaaaaaactatcttcatatcataaacacacagaaactcaaaggtcttcacagcaaataaaaaatctgGTTTAACTTGAAGAAATTGTGACAGAAATATAATGTACAGTAGAAAGCAGCTACATctcaatgtaataataatacactaataataataataaattattattaaaacattattttttaaggaataatcacaatttttcttccatgttttaaattttaacagtaaagcgctgttgtgcaacttttttttttatttcatatgattaaaagataaattaaattgttttatgccttaatttgattgccagaaaaattaaaatacacaacagaatttctggggaaaaaaaaaaaaaaaatcctaaggCCCTATTATTGTAGGGCCctaaaagattaataaatttagttgtttttatgaattcaattaattagacatgctttttgattattaaaatgttattaaacaaataaaatggaatccagaaagcttaaaacagaaaacacagagttgttaaaaataaaacataatttgaaaaaaaaaaaaaataaataaataaaatacgtATTTCATAGgccccaaaaatttaatttttgttaaactttgtATAAGTTTaatgatttcaattaattagacttgctttttgattattaaaatttaatttaaccattaataTGGAgtccaaaaaaaattaaaatggaaaaaacagaatttggaaaaaataaaacttatattacaatataaactaCAGTTagttttttattgattacataattttctcacaatggcagtaaattattcataattcattgattctccCTACTACAAGCAGTTCCCTTCTACTTAGTGttgtattttgattatttttattttaaaattctttattttattttattattttttttttttattaattatttaatagcTTTTCATTAAACTCACAAACCCCAATCTGGGAAACCCagatataatgtaatatttaatgcacttcatgttGATGAAGTgcatttttatatcaatatgatACAAGATTATCGTATTCAAGTCAATGTGATAAATGAGTTAGGTCAAAAGAAATCCAAAAGTAGTCCGattacattaacattaactaaatgTGTAATGAAATGGATTATGTTACTAACTACAATTTTGCCGtgtaatttggaatcagtaactgaagtaatctacccagcactgACTATGGAATTGTTGGTTATATGGAACGGGGAGTCATTGGGAGTATGTAAACAGTTCAGAGGAAGTGGAATGTGGAATGACCCACAGACTGACACTGACCATGAGAATCCAGAAAGTCTGCATTGCATTTCTACAGTAGTCTACTTCACTCACCGGGCTTAGCATTAGCATTCATGCTATGGTAGATATTCTTGCAGACTTTGAGCAGGGTGTTAACTTTTTTACTAGGTGAGTAGGCCTCATGCATTGCAGTCCAGCGTTGCTGGATCTTTTCCATCATGCTGGAATCAGGTACCCCGGCCCCGGCTGCGCCCTCCAGCTCCTCCGGGCTGCGGTTCTCCAGTGTGCTCTTGTTGTTTTCTAAACGCTGCAGAGTGCCGTCATCCCTGCGGGCTGTCTTTAGACACACGTAAAGATGAGCGTAAACTGGCTTCAAAGCTACTTTATGTAAGGCAAGCTCCAGCATAGCATCTaaaggcagaaaaaaaaaacagatttgtgAATACATTTGGTTTTAGTAGAGGCGAATAAAAGAATTGTTACTACTGTATATGTAATTCTTGCTAGATAGTTACTGTATGTACTGAAGCACcatatatatgtttattattattattattattattattattaaagacatACCCCCTCCCCCCCACAATGAAGCTCACATTCATTGTGTAGGCATACCTATTATGTCCAATAGAGAAATTCagttgggtaacactttatttcgatggtccactttagacattctactaactatggccctgtttccacctggtatctGCTTGTATCCAActgaccaaaacacatcttaatgccaggtggaaacaggggacctattatgccatttttcacaagatgtaatataagtctctggtgtctccagaatgtgtctgtgaagtttcagctcaaaataccccacagatcatttattatagcttgtcaaatttgcccctatttgggtgtgagcaaaaacatgcagtttttgtgtgtgtccctttaaatgcaaatgagctgctgctgccGGCcctctttccagaagagggcggagatTTAAcaactcaacaacaacaaagctggagaatctcacgcagccaaaatgaggattgtcagtaacggtgttcagccttacattgttcaaaccggagtcgacactgatggagagactcaggaagaagttacaacttttagaatgaaactggatgtttctgaacggttagtggataaatttatgtagttgctgtggagttgattcaactcatccactagcatgtgccgtcatgttaaccttttgtgttgaattgaccctcgtttgtgaagcagtccggcgtaaaatgacggcatgacaacaacactctactacgacaactcttcctcttctctaaagcagctcaacatggccccaccccctttgttgtgtgttctcgggggcggggtttatgtaaattttagggtttgtgatgtcacaaacccaggaagaagctcgttgtagtccctaccagtcgtttgttgtagtcctgaaaaagcgatttctgtaaaagaaaatatctcctttgcattgaactttgaccgtcgtaactttgcagatgttgtttatgttaaaaagtgaaatcataatcaaggacccctttaagtaactttgcaactacatgtcaactagcagtcattgAGTATTAGTAGTCTGTTAGGTTTGGTTGGGGTTTgaagaataagttgacatgtagttacttatCAGTGAATGTCTGTTGGGGCGCATCTAAATAAAGTGtcagcagatattaagcagacagtctactaatactctgacTGCTAGTtggcatgtagttgcaaagttacttatagttagtaggaTATCTAAAGTTgcccatcaaaataaagtgttaccttcaATTGTAAATCAATTGTATTTGTTGATAAATGAATACAGATAAGCTGAAAAGTTATGTGcgttaagcattttaaaaaggAACTCAGgtattataatgaaatttaatTATAATGCCTATAACTCATCTCCAGGTCATACCCAGCTCAAAATCTGAAGTGTCTCCAAAGCTGTCTGTGATGCTTTGGATCTCTGGACAATCAAACAGCATTTCCCTCAGGGCAGTGAGAGCCGAACGCACTTCCTGCAGCATCTCGGTGGAGGTCACTTCAGGAGTGGTTCCACTTGTGAGAGTTTGCTCTACAAATCCCCTGACAGCATCTGCAAAAGCCCCACCCTTCCGTTCCGCCATCTCCTGAACCCGTTTACTCAGTCTTCGCTGTGGCGACACAAGCCCACCTAGAGCCTGACCCACTGCCGAGAGGCGGTTCTTCATCTTATCTGCCAAATGGAAGCGGGGCGAATGTAGGGATGGGGACGGGCTTGAAGCTGCTTCAGACTCTTCCTCTATACTGCTGACTGACAGCGAGTCCAGCTCTAAGCAGGGCGGTTGAAGCAGAGAGGAATTCAGCCATATCTTGTCCTCTATCCATGACACACGGTGTGGCGACTGAGGGAGAGGGCTCTGAATGGAGTCTATGCTTGCTCTTTTTAGGGGGTCTTCCGTGCTGGCGTTACTCGCCCTTCGAAGCACAACTCCGCCTGGGGTAGATGGGGTGACTGGACTCTTCTCAAATGATCCTTTGAGAAGAAACAAAGACGTGAACTTACATAACACTTTCTAACAGCCTCCTTTTTATCAGCACATcctattgtaatatataaacattagcTGCTTTTCCACCATCAGGCCGAAGGCTTCTTGGGCCCTGCCCAATCTGGTCGTTTTCGCGTTTTCGCCTACCTCTGGatgtggtcgaaagtggacaaggtCAAAACGTTTTACACCCTGATTAGCCCTGTATTTAGAGTTGttcacttgtgatccgattgaccaaaacacattttaataccaggtgtaaacagggcctaagaaCAGTAAGGAACGGTTCCAGTTATACTTCTACTTGAACTTGGTTCAGCCATCCCACAGtaaccaaaacaaaaatgtaaccaTATCTGTACCGACTGGGCACAAAATGGAAAAGTTAAGCAACAAGAACCGTTTGACCCAACAGTGGAaaatagggctgggacaatacattgaTTCTCGATACAATGATTCTGTATTGATTCTGATATTTTGTCTCTttaatcgattctgagcttagtttttaacagcagatgttaaaaaggctagtttttaaccgcacactcaaatgctcaaGAAGAAGAGAGCTGGAGAGCGCATGTGCATTTGGCTGAGTCATGTAAGTGGTTAAAATACACTTGCACCtcggctcagaatgcttttatgatgcgagattaaaggtgccccagaattaaaaattgaatttatcttggcatagttaaatacatgtacatggaaatgacatacagtgagtctcaaactccattgtttcctccttctaatataaatctcatttgtttaaaagacctccgaagaacaggcgaatctcaacataacatcgactgttatgtaactgtcgggatcattaatatgtacgcccccaatatttgcatatgccagctcatgttcaaggcattagacaagggcagccagtattaacgtctggatctgtgcacagctgaatcatcagactaggtaagcaagcaagaacaatagcgaaaaatggcagctggagcaataataactgacatgatccatgatatcatgatatttttagtgatatttgtaaactgtctttctaaatgttttgttagcatgttgctaatgtactgttaaatgtggttaaagttaccatcgtttattactatattcacagagacaagactgtcgttattttcattttttaaacacttgcagtctgtataattcataaacacaacttcattctttataaatctctccaacagtgtgtaatgttagctttagccacggagtactatcaaactcattcagaatcaaatgtaaacatccaaataaacactgtacttacacgattagacatgctgcatgacgaacactttgtaaagatcgatttgagggttatattagctgtgtgaactttgtttatgctgttaaaggcaagcgcgagctccgtgggcagggagcgtgagcatttaaaggggccgcagcctaaatcggctcatatttaatgatgccccaatataggcagttaaaaaaattaataaaaaaaatctatggggtattttgagctgaaacttcacagacacattcaggagacaccttagacttatattacatattttaaaaagatgttctatggcacctttaatgtaaacagcccactacgaacacccttgtaattcacttcaaccttttcgaactttattcatgattgttttatatttaggtGATATGTGTAAAGGAACTGGAAAGCAAGCAGAGTAACGTTATGCATGTGTCTAAAGCACGCAGtaccatctgctgttaaaaactatgCTTAGAATCGATTCCAGAGAGGATCGCAATACAttcggaaaatatcagaatcgacCCAGATGCATTGTATCGCGAATTGAGAAtcaatgtattgtcccagccctagtgGAAAAGCAGCTATTGTTTTTTTGGTTCCGTTAAAAAGTCTTTTTCgttatttgaaataaagctgaattcaaataaaatatttggtttaaaaaaactttttaaactgaaatttaaaaaaaaaaaacaataattgaaaactaaaaatataaaaataaaagctaattgaAAATAtcataatagtatataaataatacttaaATTGCCTGAAATcatataactaaataaaaaaaaaagtccaacaCTACCTCTGTCATGGTCAAAACTGCTAGAGTTGTCCTCGGCTAGTGTAAGTGACCTCTGTTTCAGTCCTCTCCCTTCCCATACTCTTGTGGTACTCAACCGCTTGTCTCGCCTGATTGGACCGATTGATTGGATTGGATGAAGAACGAGTAAGCCAATCATCCCCGTGCTCTTGAAGGTACAAGGGATTGATGAAGCACAGGGCACCACTGGCGGCTGTAACCTGCCAACAAACAGAAATAATTTGAAGATCACATCCCCATTGGTGATGACTTTATAGAATATAACAAGTGTTAATCATTGTGGTTCAACTAGAGaagtgggaaaaaaaatgaacacaaatgcCAAATTAAAAAGAAGAGATCCAGTTGGACACATTTGTTGTGGTGGTAAATTTCAACTTCTTTGTCCATAGTCAGTGCTGGGTGGATTACTTAAAAATTGTAGCCAGTTACTGATATATAACGTCtaatcatgtaatcaataaGAAAGTAACTTTAGTCTGATtatgagtattttaaaatgcaatataatctaattaccagtacttaatttttggaatctgattacataatccagattacatgtaatcagttactacccagcACTGTGAAGTTGAAGAGGTTTGGGGATCTTCTTACATTAAAGCACCTGCTAGCATCATAAATTGATGTTTGGACAAAATATACCCTTCAGTAAGTCTTGGTTTGATGAATGATAATggttttgataactttttgtcatTGTCTTTATTTTAAGATGTCCTTGTAATAACACAAACAAGGActaagtaatattaattaatagcACGGACTTACTTAAGGGTTAGAGCTTTATGGTTATTCGCATGTTGCTTATGCTATGGATTGTAATTGCGCATAATTTATACTTCAGAAAGTAGatgtaacatgtaacattaagggccctatcatacaccaaaaacagtgtttttttgcttgtttcagcccgatgcagttatcattttcacgtccagcgccacattgtttaaatagcattGTTTAaatggtctgaaaacgaggtgtgttcaggtgcattgttggcgtgttgctattttgaggcaactgaaaatgactgcgccattgactaaCTGAAACCTGATGtaaagtcaatggtgcaatatttattttgttatttaaaggatATGTTAGTAATATGTACCTATAGGTGGGTGCACAACTtgcgtacactctgcttgttacacacacagggacgtaCAGCAGCacacatttttaacaataaaaaataaaaggattcctcTCTATGGAGAATCGTTCAGTCTTCCACCATTAAGAGAATAGGTATAATCCTTTTGGACCATGCACCTGGTGTGCCGTCCATTTTTTTCccgtcgttaaactagcaaaaggaTTCGGACACGAGAATCTGGAATTATAATTTCAAAGCATTCTCAGTTCTGATTTGAGCACAAGcttacagtgccctccactaaTATTGGCTCCCTTGGTAAATATGTGCAAAGGtgactgtgaaaataaatctgtattgtttatccttttgatctttcaaaAGTATAAAGTAAAATCAAAAGGGGGAGAAAGTAAAATATcgctgaagtatattcccattcatatttacgttgttttctttgttttgttttttgcacaccagggtgactaggagcatgaaattgccCAGCCATGGCTTCCTGTTCCtccaggagtataaacatgaggaaacacaaaggccaaattcccttaatcattaatcacaatgagaaaaaccaaagagtatagttctgatgtgcaacacaagattgttgagcttcacaaaatagaaagtggctgtaagaaaatggctaaagcattgaaaatccccatttccactatcagagcaataattaagttccaatcaactaaagtaACATACTGGATGatgctggagaattgcagagattagttgagtcttgagcctcagaaagcctaaaaaaagatcaaacagcaccgacatccccacaagttgttcgggagggtttcaagaaaagtCCTCCTCGCTCATCCAGAatcaatctccagcatattcagtagTCAGACATGACTGAAACTTCAAAAGGGACCAGCTTcaatggtcagatgaaactaaaaaaaaatgagctttttggtagcaaacccaccagatggatttggtgcacacatgtataaaatgtaccccatgcccatggttaaatatactgctggatctttaatgttgtgggcctatttttctgctggaggtcctggacatcttgttcagatacatggcctcatggattctatcaaataccaacagataaaaaatcttaacctgaccgcttctgctagaaatccaataatgggctgtggttggatcttccatcaggacaatgatccaaaacaaacattaaaaccaacacaaaaatgtgtcactgagcacaaaatgaagcttctgctatggccgtcccagtcccctgacctgaaccctaaagaaaatgagtggagtgaactgaagagaagaagcaccaacatggagctggaatctgaaggatctggagagattctgcatgaaggaatggtctctgatctcttgtcaggtgttctccaaactcatcaggcattatagaagaagactcagagctttTATCTTGACGAAAGGAggttgcaataattgggtgccaataattgtggccaacatgaactagagaaaaacatttatccCCCCACTTTCgattgttttacttcaatgacAGGTTAGCATTTTGTGAATTTGTttaaatgaaagatcaaaaaagataaaaaatatagatttattttcacagccagctttgctcatatttacaagggtgccaatatttgtgaaGGGCACTGTATATCACTTATTTATTACTGAGGAAACATTGTGAAATGGAAAACATTAGAGAAGTAAAGCAGAGCAGAGATGGTCTGTATCACCTGTATGGTGCACAGGACTGTTTCTGGCATTTCTGCAGTGTCTTGTGTTTCTGAAGTCATACTGTTAGCCTGCAGATCTGAGGAGGGACACAGCCAGGTCTCTGGAAGTCAAACACACAAAACCCTTGAAGCTCAGAGAGTCTGACACAACAGCAGATTTATAGTGTAGCACAGAGAATGGGGAATGACAGGACAAGCACTAACTTGGACCAAGCAGAGGAACAAGATGATCTGGTAGATTGTTAAGGGTGTAAACCCATGAAGGAACCAACAAACAGACAGGTAAAACATCCCTGAAAGAACATGCCAGATTAaagaaacacattaaaaacacattatttatatGGTTTAGCACTTCTAATCATTGGTGTAAGGGAAACAAGCAGATTCTCATTCTCTTTCTCTGCAACTGCTTGCCCTATAGGAGATTTTAGCATAATTTACTATCTAACACAGATAGAGCTTCCTGTTACAACGTCCTGTTATCAAGAAAAACAGACATGCTACCTTATCAACAGCTGCTAGATAAAAGAAACTCATCCCCACCTGCTCAGCGTGTAGAAGTGCAGCAGCTGAAAGAGATCAGGGAAAGCCAGATGTGACGTTGTCAGTTGAAGCGCTGTGAAAGAAAAAAGACATGTCACTTCGCACTTGCACTTGCAATATGACTCATAAAGGGAAACTGGACAGACTAGTCATGAACTTCAAAAGAACACGGATGTAATGAGGAAATAGGATAGCTGCAGTGTTCATGATGTCAATTAGAACTGCATGTGCAAATGGAGAAGAAACTACTGTGAAACTCAGAAACTACTGAGTTTACACAAACTTCTCATGTACACTGCATAAACTGGATGGATCCCCATAGTGTACTTCCCATGTCTGTTTATAACAGGAAATGTAGAAAACCTGCATGCTTTACATCTGTATCATGCCTGACTTTGCCTGACAGCTCATTCATTTCCTTTcgtgcaaaataaaaaaagctctTTTTCGCTCTTTCATATCTCAGGAAACTTAGCTGATGTTTCCCAtataaaatcatatataaaaaggaaaaaactaAATGGGACAGTAGTTGATACAGTAATAGTACACAGCTATAAAATGTGGACAGCATAGCTGTTTCAAGTGTTGACAAGACGTTGATAGCGACAATGTTTGAGTTCATGATGAAATCTGAGTATCAATCAAGGATGAAGTACCTGTTCCAGTGGTTATGATGGGGAATTCTTTGACCGGCTCCCCACTGCCCCCTACAGACACGCACAGAAGCTGGTCTTGAGGCAAAGACCCTTGGACCACCAGGAAACTCTGTGGAAAGAAACATTTAGATTAtttcatgacatgagaaataaaattttccttggTGTTTTGGCATATAAGAGGTCTTTACATCATGTAAGTTC containing:
- the rinl gene encoding LOW QUALITY PROTEIN: ras and Rab interactor 2 (The sequence of the model RefSeq protein was modified relative to this genomic sequence to represent the inferred CDS: deleted 1 base in 1 codon), producing the protein MNSQPVGTENASNTVPNGVSRDQTKVLSLLQGLRLCQDAWAPKSPWDKHGAHAALWGRPSGSFLVVQGSLPQDQLLCVSVGGSGEPVKEFPIITTGTALQLTTSHLAFPDLFQLLHFYTLSRDVLPVCLLVPSWVYTLNNLPDHLVPLLGPKTWLCPSSDLQANSMTSETQDTAEMPETVLCTIQVTAASGALCFINPLYLQEHGDDWLLVLHPIQSIGPIRRDKRLSTTRVWEGRGLKQRSLTLAEDNSSSFDHDRGSFEKSPVTPSTPGGVVLRRASNASTEDPLKRASIDSIQSPLPQSPHRVSWIEDKIWLNSSLLQPPCLELDSLSVSSIEEESEAASSPSPSLHSPRFHLADKMKNRLSAVGQALGGLVSPQRRLSKRVQEMAERKGGAFADAVRGFVEQTLTSGTTPEVTSTEMLQEVRSALTALREMLFDCPEIQSITDSFGDTSDFELDAMLELALHKVALKPVYAHLYVCLKTARRDDGTLQRLENNKSTLENRSPEELEGAAGAGVPDSSMMEKIQQRWTAMHEAYSPSKKVNTLLKVCKNIYHSMNANAKPGTVFGADDFLPCLTWVLLRSDVAILQVDTDYMMELLDPMQLQGEGGYYLTSLYAALYYISSFQPRLAKRQLSAEAHKSLSQWHRRRTLHGNQSRHSRNRRTIRRHGPAEGSRRTTEDVNCLNESKESSSLTDVEPAIHSIQEAVQGLDEELEAVTEEEEGSADPEQIQLTETLDLTSPERGDGE